The following coding sequences lie in one Phragmites australis chromosome 8, lpPhrAust1.1, whole genome shotgun sequence genomic window:
- the LOC133926349 gene encoding uncharacterized protein LOC133926349 → MLFGKRLFQQFTVDTYIKIESSRLDYIWAHQKELRADLYQGLVDSLHAGERRANAIGNRTVLATSFIGGPRDKRRRYMDAMALVRKYGKPDVFLTMTCNPNWDEITRELYPGQIPQDRPDLIVRVFRAKLEELKKQLLEKDILGKVKAYVYVVEFQKRGLPHAHFLLIMLGRYKLTCPEQYDCLISAELPEKHKYPELYKMVVKHMMHGPCGVLNRDCPCTKDRPSCKNHYPRPFNVTTLQGKDSYPVYRRREDGRCAMVRKHLLDNRWVVPYNPYLLQLFNCHINVETCSSIKAVKYLFKYIYKGHDRASVTVTEADKADINGNIDEIRQYRDARWVTPPEALWRIYGFQLSKNSPPVMQLQLHLPNMHMVSFQEGQDIRQVVNREGAEKSMLTEYFEANRLHEHARGILYRDFSEWYTWQKGKKKKFWQRRVRETGGQVGRIVSAHPTEGERYYLRVLLNHVSGATSYDDLRMVDGEILPTFREAAERRGLIEADNTLDECLTEAELFQMPSSLRRLFATILVFCEPSDVRGLWHKHLEPMSEDYCCNNSCTVAVEQMVLIDIRNMLQSMGKDIRSFPLPEIDESHDTANGVPREIFEESTIELNVEDATLSDSLNTEQRAAYDEILSVVDSDEGGVFFVDGPGGTGKTFLYKALLATIRGQNKIAVATATSGVAASIMPGGRTAHSRFKIPLSIDDGAFCSFTKQSGIAKLLRTACLIIWDEASMTKRQAVEALDSSMRDIMSRPELPFGGKTVVFGGDFRQVLPVVRKGSRAQIIDASLRRLYLWDCMRHLKLVRNMRAQSDPWFAEYLLRIGGGTEEANGDGDVRLPDEISVPYTGEDTDLDKLIDNIFPMLDDNMSDPNYITSRAILSTRNDCVDNINMKMIGRFRGDEVVYHSFDRAEDDPHNYYPPEFLNSLTPNGLPPHVLKLKMNCPIILLRNIDPANGLCNGTRLVVRGFQRNAIDAEIVLGQHAGKRVFLPRIPLCPSDDEMFPFQFKRKQFPIRLSFAMTVNKAQGQTIPNVGIYLPESVFSHGQLYVALSRATARANIRVLAVPSNDKKKKCSKQSGTYTMNIVYREVLTAYTRSPPLHV, encoded by the exons ATGTTGTTTGGCAAGCGTCTTTTTCAGCAATTCACGGTCGACACATACATCAAGATCGAGAGTTCACGACTGGACTACATATGGGCTCATCAGAAGGAGTTAAGGGCGGACCTGTACCAAGGCTTGGTGGACAGCTTGCATGCCGGTGAGAGAAGAGCGAACGCTATTGGAAACCGGACTGTGCTGGCTACGTCATTTATTGGAGGACCTCGAGACAAGAGGCGTCGGTACATGGATGCTATGGCTTTAGTGCGGAAGTACGGGAAGCCGGACGTCTTCCTCACAATGACATGCAACCCAAACTGGGATGAGATCACGCGTGAACTCTATCCTGGCCAGATACCCCAGGATCGTCCGGATCTCATTGTGCGTGTTTTCAGGGCGAAGCTAGAGGAACTAAAAAAACAGTTGCTTGAAAAGGACATTCTTGGCAAGGTGAAGGCATATGTCTATGTGGTGGAGTTCCAGAAGAGGGGCCTACCGCACGCCCACTTCCTGCTCATCATGCTGGGGCGGTACAAGCTGACATGTCCCGAGCAGTATGATTGTCTCATCTCAGCCGAGCTCCCGGAGAAGCATAAGTATCCAGAGCTGTACAAGATGGTTGTAaagcatatgatgcatggcccTTGCGGTGTGCTAAACCGCGATTGCCCATGCACAAAGGACCGTCCGTCATGCAAGAATCATTATCCGCGTCCTTTCAACGTGACTACCTTACAAGGCAAGGACTCCTACCCGGTGTATCGGAGACGTGAAGATGGCCGCTGTGCGATGGTTCGAAAACACCTGCTGGATAACAGGTGGGTCGTCCCTTACAACCCTTACCTTCTGCAGCTGTTCAACTGCCACATTAATGTTGAGACGTGCTCGAGCATAAAGGCCGTTAAATACTTATTCAAGTACATATACAAGGGCCACGATCGGGCCTCTGTGACTGTGACCGAGGCTGACAAGGCAGACATCAATGGCAACATCGATGAGATCAGGCAGTATAGAGACGCGAGGTGGGTGACCCCTCCGGAAGCCTTGTGGAGGATATACGGTTTTCAATTGAGCAAGAACTCGCCACCTGTGATGCAGCTGCAACTTCATCTCCCAAACATGCACATGGTTTCGTTTCAAGAGGGCCAAGATATCCGACAAGTGGTAAACCGTGAAGGTGCTGAGAAGTCAATGCTGACAGAGTACTTTGAGGCGAACAGATTACATGAGCATGCTCGGGGTATCTTGTACCGGGATTTCTCCGAGTGGTATACTTGGCAGAaaggcaagaaaaaaaaattctggcaAAGAAGGGTTCGAGAAACTGGTGGACAGGTTGGTAGAATCGTGTCAGCTCATCCGACGGAGGGGGAACGCTACTATCTCCGGGTTCTCCTAAACCACGTGTCTGGTGCCACCTCCTACGATGACCTAAGGATGGTTGACGGCGAGATCCTACCGACCTTTCGTGAAGCTGCAGAGAGAAGGGGCCTGATCGAAGCAGACAACACACTGGACGAGTGCCTTACGGAAGCCGAGTTGTTCCAGATGCCATCATCGCTCCGAAGGCTCTTTGCAACAATACTGGTATTCTGTGAGCCCAGCGACGTGCGAGGACTCTGGCACAAGCACCTAGAGCCAATGTCGGAGGACTATTGCTGCAATAACTCATGCACAGTCGCTGTAGAACAGATGGTTTTGATAGATATCAGGAATATGCTACAGTCAATGGGGAAGGACATAAGGTCATTCCCTCTTCCCGAGATCGATGAGTCACATGACACGGCCAACGGTGTGCccagggagatcttcgaggagTCCACCATCGAGCTCAATGTTGAGGACGCAACTCTGTCGGACTCCCTCAACACCGAGCAGAGGGCCGCCTACGATGAGATTCTATCTGTTGTTGATAGCGACGAGGGCGGCGTGTTCTTTGTGGATGGACCTGGAGGCACCGGGAAGACTTTTCTGTACAAGGCGTTGCTCGCAACAATACGTGGGCAGAATAAGATTGCTGTGGCAACAGCTACGTCCGGTGTTGCAGCTTCCATAATGCCTGGAGGAAGAACTGCGCACTCGCGCTTCAAGATACCGCTGAGTATTGACGATGGTGCGTTCTGTAGCTTCACAAAACAGAGTGGGATTGCCAAGCTTCTGCGGACGGCTTGTCTCATTATTTGGGACGAGGCTTCCATGACAAAGAGACAGGCGGTGGAGGCTTTGGACAGTAGCATGCGTGATATAATGAGCCGACCAGAACTGCCGTTCGGTGGGAAGACGGTTGTGTTCGGTGGAGATTTCAGGCAGGTCCTCCCTGTTGTCCGAAAGGGGTCAAGGGCTCAGATAATCGATGCGTCGCTGCGTAGGTTGTACCTTTGGGATTGCATGCGTCACCTAAAGCTGGTACGCAACATGAGGGCACAGAGCGACCCGTGGTTTGCGGAATACCTACTGCGCATCGGTGGTGGCACCGAGGAGGCCAATGGTGATGGAGACGTGCGTCTTCCTGATGAGATATCCGTGCCGTATACAGGGGAGGACACTGACCTGGATAAACTTATAGATAACATTTTTCCAATGCTGGATGATAATATGTCGGATCCAAACTACATCACCTCAAGAGCTATCTTGTCCACACGGAACGATTGTGTGGATAATATTAATATGAAGATGATCGGTCGCTTCCGAGGTGACGAGGTTGTGTACCATAGCTTTGATCGTGCAGAAGACGATCCCCATAATTACTACCCCCCTGAGTTTCTTAACTCGCTGACACCTAACGGGCTGCCTCCACATGTTCTGAAGCTAAAGATGAACTGCCCTATcatattacttaggaacattgACCCCGCGAACGGACTTTGCAATGGGACGAGGTTGGTGGTCCGGGGGTTCCAGAGAAATGCCATCGATGCAGAGATTGTGCTGGGGCAACATGCTGGAAAGAGGGTTTTTCTGCCTCGGATCCCCCTATGTCCCTCTGATGATGAGATGTTCCCATTCCAGTTCAAGAGGAAGCAGTTTCCTATCAGGCTCAGCTTCGCCATGACAGTCAACAAGGCACAGGGGCAGACCATCCCCAATGTCGGCATTTACCTGCCCGAGTCGGTGTTCTCTCACGGTCAGTTATACGTCGCGCTATCTAGAGCCACCGCCAGAGCGAACATCAGGGTCCTCGCCGTCCCGTCtaatgacaaaaaaaagaagtgctcaaagcaaagtgGTACGTACACGATGAACATCGTTTACAGAGAGGTCCTTACGGCATATACGAG GTCTCCTCCCTTGCATGTTTAG